The Pseudomonas asiatica genome has a segment encoding these proteins:
- the pfkB gene encoding 1-phosphofructokinase, whose amino-acid sequence MAKILTLTLNPALDITIGLDTLRPGQVNRSQEQHSHAAGKGLNVAQVLADLGHSVTVGGFLGRDNLQPFEALIDWRGFVDCFVRVPGETRSNIKLVEADGRVTDINGQGPEVDEAARSALLRRLAQIAPGHDAVVVAGSLPRGISADWFRQLLEQLKAQGLKVALDSSGEALRAGLQSSPWLVKPNTEELGEVLGLAVDNPAQQRAAAERLLASGVEHVVVSAGEQGVSWFTHDHAVHACPPKVQVASTVGAGDSLVAGMVHGLLQGEAPAQTLTRATAIAAQAVTQVGFGIRDREQLARLEAAVQLTEQQEGCR is encoded by the coding sequence ATGGCCAAGATCCTCACCCTCACCCTGAACCCGGCGCTGGATATCACCATCGGCCTGGATACCCTGCGCCCGGGGCAGGTCAACCGCAGCCAGGAGCAGCACAGCCACGCCGCGGGCAAGGGGCTGAACGTTGCCCAGGTACTGGCCGACCTGGGGCACAGCGTCACTGTTGGCGGCTTCCTCGGCCGTGACAACCTGCAGCCTTTCGAAGCGCTGATCGACTGGCGCGGCTTCGTCGACTGCTTTGTCCGCGTACCGGGCGAAACCCGCAGCAACATCAAGCTGGTCGAGGCTGATGGCCGTGTCACCGACATCAACGGCCAAGGCCCGGAAGTCGACGAAGCGGCACGCAGTGCATTGCTGCGCCGCCTGGCGCAGATTGCCCCGGGCCACGACGCGGTGGTGGTGGCTGGTAGCCTGCCACGTGGGATCAGTGCCGACTGGTTCCGCCAGTTGCTCGAACAGCTCAAGGCGCAAGGCCTCAAGGTGGCCCTGGACAGCAGTGGCGAAGCCCTGCGTGCCGGCCTGCAGAGCTCGCCCTGGCTGGTCAAGCCCAATACCGAAGAGCTGGGCGAAGTGCTTGGCCTGGCTGTGGATAACCCGGCGCAGCAGCGCGCTGCTGCCGAGCGCCTGCTGGCCAGTGGCGTCGAACACGTGGTGGTGTCGGCGGGCGAGCAGGGCGTCAGCTGGTTTACCCATGACCATGCTGTACATGCTTGCCCGCCCAAGGTGCAGGTCGCCAGCACGGTGGGCGCAGGTGATTCGCTGGTGGCCGGCATGGTCCACGGCCTGCTGCAGGGCGAAGCCCCGGCGCAGACCTTGACCCGTGCCACCGCGATCGCTGCACAGGCTGTTACCCAGGTTGGTTTCGGCATCCGTGACCGCGAGCAACTGGCGCGTCTGGAAGCCGCCGTGCAACTGACAGAACAACAAGAGGGTTGCCGATGA